Proteins from one Erythrolamprus reginae isolate rEryReg1 chromosome 6, rEryReg1.hap1, whole genome shotgun sequence genomic window:
- the DYRK2 gene encoding dual specificity tyrosine-phosphorylation-regulated kinase 2 translates to MLTTRKPSASVAGGSAGGAASAAACPAGSRGGGEDSSRQFQSSPGIGAGRTSRTGAGTGPPSPIALPPLKSSSAAHTVGGNKHTMNEHLQVTSHGQIQQLFEDNSNKRAVLSTQPNGLATLAKSGLPVVQDRQLESCHRHQGSSNSLKSTEGPGKVKATLMTPEQAMKQYLQKLTAFEHHEIFSYPEIYFLGPNAKKRQGVISGPNNCGYDDDQGSYVQIPHDHISYRYEVLKVIGKGSFGQVVKAYDHKMHQHVALKMVRNEKRFHRQAAEEIKILEHLKKQDKDNNMNVIHMLENFTFRHHICMTFELLSMNLYELIKKNKFQGFSLPLVRKFAHSILQCLDALHKNRIIHCDLKPENILLKQQGRSGIKVIDFGSSCYEHQRVYTYIQSRFYRAPEVILGARYGMPIDMWSLGCILAELLTGYPLLPGEDEGDQLACMIELLGMPSQKLLDSSKRAKNFVSSKGYPRYCSITTLSDGSIVLNGGRSRRGKVRGPPESREWGSALKGCDDPLFLDFLKQCLEWDPMLRMTPSQALRHPWLRRRLPKPPTGEKTSAKRITESTGAITSISKLPPTSNSASKLRTNLAQMTDANGNIQQRTVLPKLVS, encoded by the exons ATGTTAACCACCAGGAAACCGTCTGCCAGTGTCGCTGGTGGTAGTGCCGGTGGGGCCGCCTCGGCCGCCGCTTGCCCAGCCG GTagcaggggaggaggagaagatagtaGCCGCCAGTTCCAGTCTTCCCCGGGGATCGGGGCTGGGCGGACTTCCCGGACGGGCGCTGGGACAGGACCGCCGTCCCCGATCGCTTTGCCGCCGCTGAAGTCCAGCAGCGCGGCCCACACG GTTGGTGGAAATAAGCACACCATGAATGAGCATCTACAAGTTACCAGTCATGGGCAGATCCAACAGCTCTTTGAAGATAATAGTAACAAAAGGGCAGTTCTATCCACACAACCAAATGGGCTTGCAACACTAGCAAAATCGGGACTGCCAGTGGTACAAGATAGACAGCTTGAGAGCTGTCATAGACATCAGGGAAGCTCCAACTCTTTGAAATCTACCGAAGGGCCAGGAAAGGTAAAAGCTACTCTCATGACTCCCGAGCAagcaatgaagcaatacttgcaaaAGTTAACAGCCTTTGAGCATCATGAGATCTTCAGCTACCCTGAAATATATTTCTTGGGTCCAAATGCAAAAAAAAGGCAAGGTGTCATTAGTGGTCCAAACAATTGTGGATATGATGATGACCAGGGATCTTATGTGCAAATACCCCATGATCATATATCATACAGATATGAAGTTCTTAAAGTTATTGGGAAAGGAAGTTTTGGACAAGTGGTAAAGGCATATGATCATAAGATGCATCAACATGTTGCTCTAAAGATGGTGAGAAATGAGAAGCGTTTTCACCGCCAAGCTGCAGAAGAGATTAAAATTCTGGAGCACCTTAAAAAACAGGATAAAGATAATAATATGAATGTTATACACATGCTGGAGAACTTCACATTCCGCCACCATATATGTATGACATTTGAGTTGTTAAGCATGAACCTATATGAGCtcattaagaaaaataaatttcaggGGTTTAGCCTGCCTTTGGTTCGTAAATTTGCCCACTccattttgcagtgtttggatgcTTTGCATAAAAACAGAATAATTCACTGTGACCTTAAACCAGAAAACATTCTGTTAAAACAACAGGGTAGGAGTGGTATTAAAGTGATTGATTTTGGCTCTAGCTGTTATGAGCACCAGCGCGTCTATACATATATCCAATCACGTTTTTACCGTGCTCCAGAAGTCATCCTTGGTGCTCGATATGGGATGCCAATAGACATGTGGAGCCTGGGCTGCATTCTTGCTGAACTCTTAACAGGATATCCTCTCTTACCAGGAGAAGATGAAGGAGATCAGCTGGCTTGTATGATAGAACTCTTGGGCATGCCTTCCCAGAAACTATTGGATTCATCAAAAAGAGCAAAAAATTTTGTGAGTTCCAAGGGTTACCCCCGATATTGTTCCATTACTACCTTGTCAGATGGTTCTATTGTGCTTAATGGTGGACGTTCCAGGCGGGGCAAAGTGCGTGGTCCCCCAGAGAGCAGAGAATGGGGGAGTGCATTGAAAGGATGTGATGATCCACTCTTCCTTGACTTCTTGAAACAGTGTTTAGAGTGGGATCCAATGCTGCGTATGACACCCAGTCAGGCTTTACGGCATCCCTGGCTCAGGAGACGTTTGCCAAAGCCGCCAACTGGGGAGAAGACTTCAGCAAAAAGAATAACAGAAAGCACTGGTGCTATCACATCCATTTCCAAGTTACCTCCAACTTCAAACTCAGCTTCAAAACTGAGGACTAATCTGGCACAGATGACGGATGCCAATGGGAATATTCAGCAGAGAACAGTGTTGCCAAAGCTTGTGAGCTAA